DNA sequence from the Anguilla anguilla isolate fAngAng1 chromosome 4, fAngAng1.pri, whole genome shotgun sequence genome:
AAAATCTGATACATTGTTATTGAGGTGGGGGATGGGGACAGACTGTCAATTGGGGTGGGGTGAGACAcaagttgtcattttttatttatggaatTTTATTTATGACATGGAAACAATCAGGTCTGCAGCCACTTTTGACCACAATGTCATCTTCATTGCTACTCATAATGAGTATTGGTGTTTACATGTGCCAGTTCTTGCAAACTaactaataaaatgtaatttggttTCGCAGCTCTccgaatgtttttttttttttgtacaaggaGGGCTTAAGCTATGTAATTATTGCTTTTCATAtggtttttttcaatgtttcatTGATACACATTTATTGATTAACGTCATGATGCAGTTTTTCATCCAGTACAGCAGGGGACAGGagccgtttttatttttagtccaGCGCTGCACTACTGTCAGTGGTGCGCGACGGTATATACGGAGCATGCGCAGAtcattcttccttttttcagtgCAGCGGAGTCAAAACCCCAGTCTTTGACTCCAGTCTCCGGGCAAAGGCGCTCGAAAGACTGCAAAATGGTTAGTAAATCGTCACGATATCTTCAAATATTGGTACATAAGTAATCACTTGCATGGTATATGCGACATACTGTATTAATATACATTTCTAAATACTTGGATGATAATAGATTAGCTCCGATTTGCTCAGACCGGGGTATGTTCCAACGTGGCCTAATGGCTGCCTGCACGTCTTGCTTGAATTTGTTCTCGCTCACTGACACAGTCACTCCGGAGACGTGCCGAGAATGCCCAAGGCATATGATCCCTTTTCCATTGATTCTGAGAGAATCCTGATCCAGAACTGTGTACAACTTTCCGGCCTCTAAAAATCGGTGAATTGCTGAAGTAGTCTGCCATGTTTGCTGCCCCTACCTACAGTTTAATTGATCGGTTATAGGCCATAGCTAAGTCCCTTCCAGTATCTAAAAGATTGCCGGCTTGTAATACTGAATCTCCTGTACATAAGCGTTCAGCCACGACGGGAAATACGTTAATGTTAGCGTGCTAATTTATGATTTGTTAAAGTAGAGCAATTGACACTTTCTTACAGGGTTTCGTTAAGGTGGTCAAGAATAAGTCCTACTTCAAGAGATACCAGGTGAAGTTCAGGAGGAGGCGAGGTAAGTGCTTATTTTGATTATATAATTTGTTTCTTACAGTTGTCAGTCTAAGAACATTGCACACTTGATGAGCACATGACTTGTCGAACTCTGGCAAATGTTTGTGGTTCTCACTCGCTTGGTTTTTGGAGGGGAAAAATAGCCTTGTACTGAGGCAGGATTATAATTTTGTGATCATCAGAGGGAAAGACCGACTACTTTGCCCGCAAGCGCCTGGTCATCCAAGACAAGAACAAGTACAACACACCCAAGTACAGGATGATCGTCAGGTTCTCCAACAGGGACATTGTCTGCCAGGTACACTTCAGTATGATTCTCATTATTTTGATTTCTCTGCAATATTTGTTTCAGGGCTCTGGAGGGGCACTGTTTTTGAATaagtttatattttatattgcatgATAAATAAGTGCATGATATAGGAGCAGCATTAGGCTTTAAAGCAAGGTTATGACTGGTGGGGCACACTGCCAATAAGTGAATGTACTCCACAGGTGTAGCCTTACAGAACTGAATCAGTATGTGACGATTGATTATGCTTTACTATGCTCCGCGAGATGATTTTTGGGCCAGTAGGCCTGTACCTGTAGATGTAAGCAGGCCTTCGTTTATTCTGACTGTACAGGGGAAGCTACACCTGCACATTGTGGTCTTGGTCCCTTTAAGGACTGATTGAACTGCTTAATTTAGTGTCAGCCTGTGATTGACTTGCATGTTTGcagctttataaaaaaaaaaagaagaaaagaaacctAGAAGAAAGCTGCTTAAAAGCCTTATGTTGTTGGAGACTTCCAGGCAGTTCAGTCAACCTAGAAAACAATGTCAAGTGAAGCAGTTTTGTCCATCGCATCTTTGGTTAAGGTGAAACTGCATAATGTTCTGCACAGTAATTAAGAAGCCTGTGTACACGTGAtgggaggggtttttttttgatggCCTGCCAACTAAGCTGCAACTGGGATTCAGTGTGGCGTTCCACCTTTGGAGGCGCGTGTTAACCGCTCGGCCTTTGCCGCGGATCGTTCCAGATCGCTTACGCCAAGATAGAGGGAGACGTGATCGTGTGCGCTGCCTACTCCCACGAGCTGCCGAAGTATGGAATCTCCGTGGGGCTGACGAACTACGCGGCGGCCTACTGCACTGGATTGCTGATGGCCCGCAGGGTAAGGTCCCTCGCCCGTCCAGCCGAAACGGCGCCGCTCGCGGTCAGTCTTCCACCAAAGGCTAGACACACTTTACGCCCACGTTCCTCTTGCTGTGCTCTTGTAGTCTTCAGTTGCACAGCTGTCCCTTTGGAGGCTGTCTGAGGCTGCCGGACTGCAATGTAATTGTGCATGTTGGAGTAGTGCTCTCAAAATGGTTTATGGTCTTTCTCCTTGCCCAAGAATGCCATCTTATAGTGGATGATATAAGTTGGTATTCTACACTGAAGGGCCACCGGAAGTATGCAGAATAATAAAATTCTTAATCGGTTTCACTTTCCGACAGTCTCTTATTTTGAGCATTACTAAGTCAATGAGTGACTGTTTGATGGTATGAGAATGAAATCAGTGTGTGATGCTCGACTGTTTGATTTGAATGTAAATAACCCTGGATTGGAGGGTAGAAATTGGTTCACACTAAAGCTGAACACGGTGACTTTTGAAAATCACGTGTTCTACTGTAGCTGACACATTAAGTGTGGCCTCTTTTGGAATTTGGTGAGTATGGGACCTGTACGCCATCCAACGTTCAACATTGGGGAGTCCTGTTGTCAGTGCCTTGCCTCATTTtgcattaaagaaaatgttcttTGAGTTTCCTATGCCGTGGAAACCTAAGTTCAAGTTTGGAGCATCACAGGCTAGTTGGAATGTAGCCATTCTCGAAATTGGCGCCCAGAATCATAGAGGGTTCATAGCACTATAGTACAGCACCTCAACCTGTGTTGGATGAATGGTAATGTTTCCAACTCTTTCTCCTCATAGCTTTTGAACAAGTTTGGCCTTGACAAAGTTTACGAGGGCCAGGTGGAGGTGACTGGAGATGAGTTCAATGTGGAGAGCATCGACGACCAGCCTGGTGCTTTCACCTGCTACCTGGACGCAGGACTCGCCAGAACCACAACCGGAAACAAAGTGTTTGGGGCTCTCAAAGGCGCGGTCGACGGGGGGCTGTCCATCCCTCACAGGTGAGCTACGGcggctgtttcttttcacaagTCTGGCGGCTCGAGGACCGGACGTACGGTCGGTGGCGGCTGCTCGCTCAGCGGGAACTAGGATTGCGCTCAGCGACTTCTCTCTCTAAATTGAAGAAGAGTCGTCGCAAAATAATTAGTTTTTGTTTCCGACTTGTACGGTTGTGTTCTATATCATGTGCAAGCCAGGGGGCGCTTGTGATATTTTAAAGGTGAGATAAATTAATTGTGATGAGTACACTGGAGCCGTTAGGCTGCTAAGTTGTTTTAAGTAGGGGGGGAATCCTTGTTTTGAGTGACCTCAAAAGAAAGCTGCTCGATGATGATGTCTACAGGACTGAGCAAATTGTAGTTGGTCCTTCATTTGCATGGTTGATGTGTAATCCTGTTTCAAGACGGGGCTGAGAGCAGCTTGATTTGGTTAGTTTATCGTGGTGTGCCGAGTCctacaaccgttttttatttttataatttttttggtacagatgggtGCCTCTGCTTGGGCATTGTATTCTGGCACTGACACCACACAGCAGCAAATACGGTTTCACTTAAGTCTTACTTCTGCATGCTGTTTTAACTCTTCCAggtttgacattttaaagtcCTTGTTATGTATCAGATTTGCATTTGGACTAGATTTTAGCTTTTAGGTTTTCAGAGTGGGAAAGCTTCGCCTTATTTTGTATTGTCGTTTACAAGTGATCAAGTGACCGAAGAGCAGCCATTGTGTAGTTAAAATTGAAGCCCTTTTTAAATTTGCTCACTTCCGTATGGAGGTGGGCAGCTTCTGTCCTGTAGAGCCCGTTTCCCACGGAGTAACACACTGCTCTTGTGACCTCCATGATTTCCCCAGCACCAAGCGCTTCCCTGGCTACGACCCCGAAAGCAAGGAGTTCAACGCGGACGTCCACCGCAAGCACATCATGGGCATCAACGTGTCCGAGTACATGAGCTACCTgatggaggaggacgaggacgcCTACAAGAAGCAGTTCTCCCGCTTCATCAAGAACGGCGTCACCCCCGACTCCGTAAGGCCCTCGCCGGAGCGCTCTGCCCGAAACGGGCCCAGTTGCACCCCTGCTGAACGTCCAAGTCCGTTCTGCTAGGCCTCAAGCCTGAGCCTCACCTACCCCTGTCACACGTCAACTTTTAAATATATCTGATGCAGCGATGGAATGTGAACCTCGGGTTTTGCAAGGGAGTTTTTCCTATCTGCAAACCAGTCCGTTTAATTTTATGGAACACGCGCACGCAGTCATGTACTGAATGGGCGAATATCAGCAACTGTTTCACGCAAACATCTGTGCAGCAGATGTCTTGGTGTGCAGATTAAACTTACTCGAGTACTAAATACCACAGtgttattttgaacaaaaatgcTGCAGAGACATTTTATGAGCAGAAGCCTGTgatgcaatacattttattcattacaaCTCACACGACACCTTCTGCTGGGGACACGTGACCCAGGTCATCCAATGGGACGAGAAACTGTCAGAAGGACGTGATGTGTGAAAGGGGTGTATGAGGCTCAAAGGTATAAGTTTCATCGAAAAAACAGGATGTGCAGCAGGGGTCTGAACTCTGGTTTTTAGTGTTAGCAAAACCTAAATTCTGAGGCTTTCAGAACAAGGCTTTTCAAGCCTGATTAGTTTATTGATTAGTTTATTTCTTACCCGCAAAATTAGGATTTTGGCCTTTGCACACTGTAATATGTGCTTCGCACTTGATGTACCCTGTGAAGAGATCGCACAGCTGCTCGATGATGATGTCTACAGGACTGAGCAAATTGTAGTTGGTCCTTCATTTGCATGGTTGATGTAATCCTGTTTCAAGACGGGGCTGAGAGCAGCTTGATCTGGTTTAGGCTCAAGGGCAGACAATCAGTGCACTTAAAATGAAATTCTCTGCAtgtccatttttaatttctgtgcTTGTGCACTATAGGTATTCATCCTACCACAGCATATtacccattttttttaaatgtggttttCTCCTTTGAACAGTTCTTTTTCAGATCAGATTTGTCTAGGTACTTGGAGGGTTTTTCCCTCCACATTCCATTAATCTGTAGGACTAAACAATTGAAATTTGGACTAGATCTTTCTTAGTCAATTTAGCTTCTGAAAAGTTAACTGAATCACTTAAGAGTTTTGCAGTGTCTGGAATTGAGCAGTATTGCAGTAATCCTTGGATTGTGGTTTAGACCTACTGGGAAAGCTCACATGGATCATGGCTCCTGTCTGCCCTGCTACAGGTGGAGGAGATGTACAAAAAGGCTCACGCCGCTATCCGTGAGAACCCAGTCCACGAAAAGAAGCCCAAGAAAGAAGTCAAGAAGAAGAGGTGGGTTTACTATGAGCTCTGAGTTCTGTCGGTGCTTCTCTGCATAAACGGGAGGTTCCCCTAAGCATTTTGGGCCGTAGGTCTTCATTTTGGCACGAATTTGGCGTAGGCCTGAAAGTTGCATTCTGTGCTTAATGAGATCCCAAGGCTCTGAGTCGTAGGTTAAACACGGGGGCTTAATTCCTGTTTCCGAATCAAATTTGCTGTGTTGGTGTAATTCCCATTAGAAATTGCCTGTGGTTTTAAGACTGGTGGTAAGGAGTGTAAATTGGTATACAAAAGTCTTTAGGGGAATATAATATGCCGTTTGGAAAGCTATTAAGCACAAATCTTAGAGATGGCTTCAGGCATTCAAGTCCCCGTATGGTGGCTGTTTGCTGTTCAAACATTTGTACATAgtgttttcatctttttcagAGTGGTTATTATGCCATTGTGTTTTCGTGATGCTTGGAGATGTAAAATTGATTTTGTGAATAGCTCCTCTCTGAGAACAGAACCATGAAGTAGacttgtttcattttgaatagatGATGGATGAATCAAAAAATCAAGCGATAAATCCAGCAATGAAGTCAGCTTGTAGTCTTATAAAGATTATATTATAAAAGCCAGATTTGTCATGATAAATCTGGGTTGGAttgatttttgtttgaaaaCCTGGGCTGTGGGATTATATGGGTATTTGTCTGACATGCATGAGTGGATTGTGGATCAAGGAGGTCTGGCATAGGTGCCGTTCACATGCCCTAACCAGATCGTTGTTGTGCCACAGGTGGAACCGCGCCAAACTTTCTCTGGCCCAGAGAAAGGACCGTGTTGCCCAGAAGAAGGCCAGCTTCCTCAGGGCCCAGGAACAAGAGGTTGCCGACAGCTAAATCTGCATCCTCTGCTTCTATGCACGGCAGAAACATCCATTCTAAATAAATCTTTTGGAAAAGACAGCATGTATGCGTTTTTAATGGTTATTACTTTATTAGACCTCTGGTACTCTTGTGCATTTTTACCTTACAAGAAAAGGTTCTTTGCAGTCAAATAGATATGTATTATGCTAGCGTGCCTAAGACTTTGCCACCTCTCCCTAATTGCACCTTAAATTTAGTGATGTGATGGTGTAAAATCTGTCCCAAATACCTGCTGTTGAGTAATTCAGTACCGACATTAGACTGGGTGAGAAACTATTGGGTACAATTCTCAGTTTGCAATCACTGAAAATTATAAATTCACTTTGCGACAGATATGCTCCTGGGTTGTTGGCGTTCTGCTGCTTGCATGTGATTAGGGAATGGTTGAGCTTGATTAATCACATTAAAAGAATACTTTTTCGATTATGCAAATTTCACTGGTTATGCAACAGCTCAGAATTTGGAAGTAATGGTAAAGAAATGTGAAGTATTGGGGCATTAAGGACCCTATATAGATCTGCTAGATATGCAGCTTACCAAAATGTAGTGGGATTGCttgctatgtgtttgtgcgtaaaatatttcacttatttCTTTTGGAAGAATGTGCTTCCTGAATATCTCATCCGTGTGCTAAACCAAATGCAGAGAAAGCTCCTttgtatacatattttatttcacgtGAGATCACAAACAAATTCATGAATTTCTAAATGAAATAAAGGCACACAGAGTGCATGTTCTCCTTCAAAGTCTGTCATGCGAACAGCAGGTGTGATGAGAGGCTTAAACAGACACTTGTGCAGGACCATGATTTCAGAAACGGGGGGCCTAGACtgggggcccatccatgcactagaacagtgccttaccAGGATGAGCAACCCAGCAgccatttgaaatgtaaatagtgtaaaatatttaaaatttagcTTGTGTGAAATATAGTAGGCTAAATGCTGGATGGTAACATTGCTGTTTTAAAGATGTGCAGTTGGATTGTACAGCAGGCCGCAAACTGAAACCGTTTTACACAATGGGGTTGTTCACCTCACATAGTTAACATTCAACAGTGTGAATGGGGACCTCAATCAAAATGAGGTTACTCTTGAGTAGATGGTAGGCTTTAGGATCATGAGTTGAAGTATTTCCTGTTTGCTAAATCTAAGTGAATGGAATCTTAAGTTGTGGTTTTTGACGAGGTAAGAATGAAAAATTAATGGCAAATTGAAAGACGCAGGTCTACTTAATTTATTGTGCAAATTCGTCATGCTACTTAAAACAAACATCTGGGATTTCAGTTCATTCTGTGCCTGCAGTGGCAGTCCATGGTTTTTATCTAGAAGGTTCCTTGATGGGTACAGCTAAAATAAGTGGCAACAAACAAATGAGGCAAACAGCATCAAAATGCTGTAATTAATCAATCAACTTCCTACAGAAGTGAAAAACATCCAACTGGCTGAGTGGATTTAAGAAAAATTGTTCTTTGTTAGTAAGTCCAATGGTGCCCATTTTTCCCACTCCCCCTATCGGGCCCACACACATCAAGATCACATTTGTATGGCACAAATAAAGAACCAAGTACAAATAACAagtaacattattttaaaaagtgatgttactaataataaaatgtacacagtacacaaacaACGCAACAAGAGAAAGGCCACAGCATATCCCTCCATCCTGCTTCGTGCCATTTTCCCATCTCAGTTTGATTTCCTGTTGCCTAAGGCCTTTCCATTTCCGGCAGAGCTAAGGCCTAATGCTGGGTCCATAACCCTGTTTTCTGGAGGGCTGCGAGGTCTGCTGCTTTTGGTTTTTACGTATAAGTCAACCAATTATAAAATCAAGAAACCGTGTGAGGTGAGTCAattaatcaactgctttaattatgCAGTTGATGAGCCTAGTCACCAAAAGATAGACCTCATCAGACATTCTCATGTTCTCATTCTAACTGACCAATTAGGTGCTAAATAGCATAACCcacagaccctgtggctctcacGGACCAGGGTTAGAAAACAAGACTAAGGAAAAAGCAGGAGAGGAGAATAATGCTCGTGTGGCCATTTTCATTAGGAGTCTTTAGTGTGCGAGATCTTTTTCCACAGAAGGGTTTTAAGGCTGTTGAGAATGAGCGAGTGCTCCATTTCCATCTGCTCGGCAGAGCCCTTGAGGGCGAGGCAGGAGTACAgctgcttctccagctcctcgcgGATGTCCGAGGGCGCCCCCCTCAGGAGGTAGTCCTTGAGCGCCTGGCAGGCCTTGGCCAGGTTGGGCCGGATGGCCTCGGGAGTGCAGCGTCTCTTGGTGAGGTCGCAGGACGTCCTACAGTCGGCGCCGTACACGCAGTCCTCGTCGTCCTCGCAGTGGCGATCGCGCATTGCCTCCCTGAAGGCGGCCTCGGGCACGACCTTGCGCATGTCCACCATCTTCAGGTCGTGCTTGTCGTTGTAGCCGAAGGTGCCGGCGCTCACGTCGCACATGAGGAAGTTGCCGAAGGTGCCGTGGAAG
Encoded proteins:
- the LOC118225220 gene encoding 60S ribosomal protein L5-like; amino-acid sequence: MSVPTVAVQQGTGAVFIFSPALHYCQWCATVYTEHAQIILPFFSAAESKPQSLTPVSGQRRSKDCKMGFVKVVKNKSYFKRYQVKFRRRREGKTDYFARKRLVIQDKNKYNTPKYRMIVRFSNRDIVCQIAYAKIEGDVIVCAAYSHELPKYGISVGLTNYAAAYCTGLLMARRLLNKFGLDKVYEGQVEVTGDEFNVESIDDQPGAFTCYLDAGLARTTTGNKVFGALKGAVDGGLSIPHSTKRFPGYDPESKEFNADVHRKHIMGINVSEYMSYLMEEDEDAYKKQFSRFIKNGVTPDSVEEMYKKAHAAIRENPVHEKKPKKEVKKKRWNRAKLSLAQRKDRVAQKKASFLRAQEQEVADS